The Henckelia pumila isolate YLH828 chromosome 2, ASM3356847v2, whole genome shotgun sequence genome includes a window with the following:
- the LOC140883976 gene encoding pectinesterase-like, producing MADDRKKKIAVVSVCSLILVAMVVALTIGVEDKDKSDVEVSASQKAIKTICQSTDYQEACVNSLESAGNNTSDPKKLIQIGFEAAIKYMNEAAENSTLLEELESDPRAKAALQNCRELADRAINDLRRSYARFDDFNFINVDDVLDDLKVWLSGAITYQETCLDGFQDVPGDSGEKMREFLTQSMQMSSNGLAMVVDISSVIDQLGVQGFSTSTSTSRRLMSEDLPVLGHGDELPDWLDYNGRKLLSASVDEIKPDLVVAKDGSGKYTTINEALGDVPKNSDKRFVLYIKEGVYVEQVKINSSMANLMIIGDGPLKTKITGNLNFIDGTSTYHTATVVVQGDGFIAKDVGFENSAGPEKHQAVALRVSADKVIFYKCQMDGYQDTLYAHTYRQFYRDCVISGTIDFIFGDSAAVFQGCTLLVRKPLDNQQNIVTAQGRKDLRQPTGLVLQNCSFVADAAYYPLRHKLKSYLGRPWKEYSRTIIMESFLDDLIQPEGWLPWNEDFALKTLFYTEFNNRGPGADKSHRVKWHGVKELPANRIRRFTASKFIEGNKWVKKSKVPYAPDFIFPLPEDDDNVKYSKVTPEEIKDLGKKRHDKSSYVASSDPKKESHEHSSSVPESSIAASPTAAASYAAAPAPSPISQPQNKSFSFLKLLYRGE from the exons atggCAGACGATCGGAAGAAAAAGATCGCAGTTGTCAGTGTTTGTTCTTTAATCCTAGTTGCTATGGTGGTTGCTCTTACCATAGGCGTTGAAGATAAGGATAAATCGGACGTGGAAGTCTCGGCGTCCCAGAAGGCTATCAAAACCATTTGTCAGTCCACAGATTATCAAGAAGCTTGCGTCAATTCCCTTGAATCCGCTGGGAACAACACCAGCGACCCGAAAAAGCTCATCCAGATAGGCTTCGAGGCTGCAATCAAATACATGAACGAGGCAGCCGAGAATTCAACCCTCTTAGAGGAACTTGAGAGTGATCCCCGGGCAAAAGCCGCCCTCCAAAACTGTCGTGAGCTTGCGGATCGTGCTATTAATGACCTCAGGAGGTCGTACGCGAGGTTCGATGACTTCAACTTCATTAATGTGGATGACGTGCTGGACGACTTGAAGGTGTGGCTCAGTGGCGCCATCACATACCAAGAAACATGCCTCGATGGATTCCAAGACGTCCCCGGGGACTCCGGAGAGAAAATGAGGGAATTCTTGACTCAATCCATGCAAATGAGTAGCAATGGCCTGGCCATGGTGGTGGATATCTCGTCCGTGATCGATCAGTTGGGTGTTCAAGGGTTCAGCACTAGTACTAGTACTAGCCGCCGTCTCATGTCGGAGGATCTTCCCGTGTTGGGACATGGTGACGAGCTTCCAGATTGGCTTGATTACAATGGGCGGAAGCTACTCAGTGCTTCGGTCGATGAGATTAAGCCAGACCTGGTTGTGGCCAAGGACGGGAGTGGTAAATATACGACCATTAACGAAGCTCTAGGAGATGTACCTAAAAATAGTGATAAAAGGTTTGTTTTGTATATCAAAGAGGGTGTTTATGTAGAACAAGTGAAGATTAATAGCAGCATGGCAAATCTGATGATCATTGGAGATGGCCCGCTCAAAACTAAAATTACGGGGAACTTGAACTTCATTGATGGAACCAGCACTTACCACACAGCAACTGTTG TCGTGCAAGGAGACGGCTTCATTGCAAAAGATGTTGGGTTCGAAAACTCAGCTGGTCCGGAGAAGCACCAAGCCGTGGCATTGAGAGTCAGCGCTGACAAAGTGATCTTCTACAAGTGCCAAATGGATGGATACCAAGACACCCTCTACGCCCACACATACCGCCAGTTTTACAGAGATTGCGTGATCTCAGGCACCATCGACTTCATCTTCGGTGACAGCGCCGCCGTTTTCCAGGGCTGCACGTTGCTGGTCAGAAAACCACTGGACAATCAGCAAAACATCGTCACCGCACAAGGCCGAAAGGACCTACGTCAGCCCACAGGACTCGTCCTACAGAACTGCTCATTCGTGGCGGATGCCGCCTATTACCCCTTGAGGCACAAACTCAAGTCCTACCTGGGCAGGCCCTGGAAAGAATATTCAAGAACCATTATCATGGAATCTTTCCTGGATGATTTGATCCAGCCTGAGGGATGGCTGCCCTGGAACGAAGATTTCGCCCTCAAAACACTTTTCTACACTGAATTCAACAACCGTGGCCCTGGGGCAGATAAATCTCATCGGGTTAAGTGGCATGGTGTTAAGGAACTTCCCGCAAACAGGATTCGACGTTTCACGGCTTCAAAGTTCATCGAGGGAAATAAATGGGTAAAGAAAAGCAAAGTCCCATATGCTCCCGACTTCATTTTCCCCTTGCCTGAAGATGATGACAATGTTAAATATTCCAAAGTCACACCCGAAGAAATTAAGGATTTAGGAAAAAAGAGACACGACAAATCATCGTACGTGGCTAGTAGCGACCCCAAAAAGGAGTCACATGAACATTCGAGTTCGGTTCCTGAATCGAGTATAGCAGCTTCCCCAACAGCTGCAGCCTCATATGCTGCGGCTCCAGCTCCAAGCCCGATTTCACAACCCCAAAATAAGTCGTTTTCTTTCCTGAAACTTTTATATAGGGGGGAGTGA
- the LOC140884823 gene encoding F-box protein PP2-B15-like, whose amino-acid sequence MEMAMRGIDSLPEECVAHILSLTSPRDACRSSTLSSFFREAADSDQTWQKFLPSDYAEIVSRSVHAIEFSSMKDLFLKLSFTPLLIDGGRKTFSIDKHANKKCYMLSTKELSITWATNNLNWCRKTLLQSRFPESVELIMVSWLEIHGKIEARMLSSNTIYGAYLIFRLADRAFGLETLPSDVIVEVGDYKTQGSVYLKLGKELDQREVCERDDKWLEVELGEFYNVGCKNEVKMWLREIKGEHLKGGLVVEGIEIRPKR is encoded by the exons ATGGAAATGGCGATGAGGGGAATAGATTCGTTGCCGGAGGAATGCGTGGCTCACATCCTGTCGTTAACTTCTCCACGCGACGCATGTCGATCATCCACGCTCTCTTCGTTTTTCCGAGAGGCAGCGGACTCCGATCAGACGTGGCAGAAATTCCTGCCGTCGGATTACGCAGAGATCGTGTCAAGATCAGTTCACGCCATCGAGTTCTCTTCCATGAAGGATTTGTTTCTCAAGCTCTCTTTCACTCCGCTTCTGATTGATGGAGGCCGCAAg ACGTTTTCAATagataaacatgcaaataaGAAATGCTACATGTTGAGTACGAAGGAACTCTCAATTACATGGGCAACCAATAATCTCAACTGGTGCCGGAAAACCCTCCTCCAATCAAG ATTTCCAGAATCAGTTGAGCTGATAATGGTGAGTTGGTTAGAAATACATGGGAAAATAGAGGCTCGAATGTTGTCTTCAAACACGATTTATGGTGCATACCTAATTTTTCGACTCGCGGACCGTGCCTTCGGGTTAGAGACATTGCCTTCAGATGTTATTGTTGAAGTGGGAGATTATAAAACACAAGGCTCGGTGTATCTAAAATTGGGAAAGGAGCTTGATCAGAGGGAAGTTTGTGAGCGTGATGATAAATGGCTGGAGGTAGAATTGGGAGAATTCTATAACGTTGGTTGTAAAAATGAGGTGAAAATGTGGTTGAGAGAAATCAAAGGTGAGCATCTCAAAGGGGGACTTGTTGTTGAAGGTATTGAGATTAGACCTAAGCGCTAG